The Peribacillus simplex genome contains the following window.
CTTGACGACCATCTCTTCGGTCTGCTTGACGTTTAACCCTTTTTCGATGATTTCCAAAAGCAGTTTGAGCTGCTTTTCAGGACTCTTTAACGGTATCAACGAGCGGGCATGGCGTTCCGTAATTTGCTTTTGAAGAAGAGCATCTTGAACTTCCTGGGGCAGCTTAAGCAACCGAAGCTTATTTGCCACGGTAGATTGTCCTATTCCCAGTCTTTGTGCCAGAGCTTCTTGGGTTAGACTATGCAGCTCCAATAGTTTGCCGTAAGCCAAAGCTTCTTCAATTGGTGTCAGTTCTTCTCGCTGAAGGTTTTCTATCAGCGCAACGGAAGCCGTTTCTGTATCGGTGAAATCTTTGATTATTGCAGGTGCCAATACCCAGCCAAGCTTTTGCATGGCTCGAAAACGACGCTCACCTGCAATGATTTCATATTTTCCCTGTCCATATGCCCTTACTACAATTGGCTGAATGATCCCATGTGTATGAATCGTTTGAGCCAATTCAGCAATTTTATCGTCATTAAAAACGGTCCTTGGTTGAAATCGATTAGGCACAATATCAGAAATGGAAATTTTTCTTATTTCTTCATTATTATTGCTAGGTGTCTCCATCTCTAGTTGCTGTTCTTCTTTTTCGCCAAACCCAAAGAACCGCGAAAAAGGATGCTTCATCTTCCTACACCACCTTTTAAAACTCCCAAATAACATATTCTCTATTTAAAGGACAAGTCCTGCATACATTTCCCGACATGGTTATACATATGGGTCTTCACTGTAAAAAACATGTCGACTGGCGTCATCAAGGCAAAAAAGAAGAATGAACGGCCAGTTTTTATAAATATCGGCCGGCTTGCCCAAGATTATTTCCCTGAAATCAAAAAGAAAAATCGCCGGCTTATAGCCCTGCTGGAAAAGAAGGAACACGTTTGACATTATACCAAAAAAAACCTTCATGTTGGCTTATACAGTATTGAATGAACATAACAAGGTCATACGCTTATAGTAAATATGAAACCTGCCTCATCAGTATAAGGGTTATTCGATAGGCTGCTTATTCGGTGTCCCTGGTTTTCTTGGGTATTTTTTAGGAGTCTTCTTCACTTTTTTTACAGTAATGATGTTTCTTTCACTATTTTCCTCTGGCAATGTGAAAGGATGAATTTCTTCGATTTCTCCGCCTAATATAAAAATGGCCTTCTTCCCTGTATCCATTTCATCTTGTGCACTAGCAGCTTTCATGGCAATGAACGTCCCATCTGGTTTAACAAGCGGCAAACATAGCTCACTTAAAACGGACATCCTGGCTACCGCTCTTGCCATTACAATATCATAGGATTCGCGATGCTCTGGTTTTTGAGCGAAGGTTTCCGCCCGGTCATGATAGAAGGAAACTCCCTTTAATTGCAAAGACTCAGCAAGGTGATTCAAAAAAGAGATTCGCTTATTCAA
Protein-coding sequences here:
- the rsmG gene encoding 16S rRNA (guanine(527)-N(7))-methyltransferase RsmG, whose translation is MNIEQFQQALQEKGIELSPHQLDQFDTYYRLLVEWNEKMNLTAITNKEEVYLKHFYDSISAAFYFDFNKSYQICDVGAGAGFPSIPLKICFPDIHVSIVDSLNKRISFLNHLAESLQLKGVSFYHDRAETFAQKPEHRESYDIVMARAVARMSVLSELCLPLVKPDGTFIAMKAASAQDEMDTGKKAIFILGGEIEEIHPFTLPEENSERNIITVKKVKKTPKKYPRKPGTPNKQPIE
- the noc gene encoding nucleoid occlusion protein; the encoded protein is MKHPFSRFFGFGEKEEQQLEMETPSNNNEEIRKISISDIVPNRFQPRTVFNDDKIAELAQTIHTHGIIQPIVVRAYGQGKYEIIAGERRFRAMQKLGWVLAPAIIKDFTDTETASVALIENLQREELTPIEEALAYGKLLELHSLTQEALAQRLGIGQSTVANKLRLLKLPQEVQDALLQKQITERHARSLIPLKSPEKQLKLLLEIIEKGLNVKQTEEMVVKLLTGTVQKPKPKRKAFSKDMRIAVNTIRQSLSMVTDNGINLDAEEEEFEEYYQFTIKIPKKKT